TGGGAAGGAGAGCGCAACGATGAGACCTCAAGAAATGGACGAGCTTCTCGAACGCGTCTGGACGGAGAGGGAGAAGGGGAGGGACGCCCGCGAGGACGTTCTGACCGCCTTGCCGGCCGGGGAGGGCGATTGCTGGCTGAAGAAGCTCGAGCAGGAACGGCTTGTGAGCGAAACCGGGGGACGCGTCCGCCTGACCCCCGCGGGCGAAAAGGAGGCGTCGGGGATCATTCGACGGCACCGCCTGACGGAACGCCTCTTCGCGGACGTCTTCAATACGCGCGAGGAGACTTGGGAGCGTGAGGCCTGCGAGCTCGAACATCCGACGGTCCTGACGGAGGAGGCGGTGAATGCGATCTGCGCCTTCCTGGGGCACCCGCCCACCTGCCCCCATGGGAGGCCGATCCCCCCGGGACCGTGCTGTGCGGAATTCCGTCTGGAAGTGAAATCCTTCGTCATCCCGCTGACCGAGGCGCGCATCGCCTCCCGTTACCGGATCGTCTTCATCACGCCCAAGAGCGGACTTCGCCTGGACCGTCTGGCGGTCCTGGGAATCCTTCCCGGGAGCGAGATTCGCATCCATCAGAAGAAGCCGGCGTACGTCCTCCGCATTGGAGAGACGGACGTCGCCCTGGATCACGAAATCGTGCGGGACATCTACGTCAAGGAAGCGCCCTGACGGCGGGCTAGGCGGTTCCCTTCGCCAAGGCGCTGCGCGCGTCTTCGATGTCGGATGGATAAGCCGATCAGCGTGAAAGCGACGGGGAAGGAGAGCTTGGCCGAGCGCCTAGCTGGAATCGGCGGATTTGTCAGCCTGACTCTCGAAACGGGGAGGGTGCTGGGCCGTCAAGCCAAAGGTCTATAGGCCCTATTGAGATTCGAGTGGGCATAACAAATGCAACCGATTCATTTTCATTTCGTTTCATCGAAACATTCTCTTGATTTTGTCGATAAAAGCACATTCACGGAGGCTCACGTCATGCATCCATCGATCGTTTCTTTTCCTCTCACGGCGGCCGTCGGCCTGCCGATAGCCGTGGATGTTTTGGTCCGTATGGCTCCGGATGTGAGCGACAGGATTGTCGACGGAGAGGTGGGGAGATTGAGGGCCGTCCTGGACGGCCTTTCTCTTCCGCGTTCTTTGCATGCCCCGGCGCTCGTCGAATTCGCGGTCAGTCTCTCATTTTCGCAGAGAATGCTCTTCAGCGAGGAAAAGGTGCAGGATCTTTTGGGGCGGATGAGGTCCCCTCTTTATCACATCCGGGGAGAAGCCCCCGAAGAAAAGACCCATTGGGGCCCTCTGCTCCCCGAGGCCCCCAACCATTATACGGGACAGTGGATCGGTGATGCGTCTTCTCCTGCGATGGCGGACTTCCTCCTTGAGAAAAACGAAAGCCGTTGGCTTGCGAAGGACTATTACGGATTTCTTCGCCGACGAATCGTCGAACTCAAGGCGGACTTTGAGGGGCTCCGGTGGGCGTTCGATTCCGAAAAGGACACCCACGTTCGCGTGCGTCTGAGCCGGGCGACGGATTCAGCCATCTATAACGGGACCAGACTGGACCATGCCGCCTCTCAAATCTGCCGGGCTTTCGGATTTAGAGTCCTCATACATGAATCTTGGATGAACTTCGACTGGCTGGCCGATATTGAAGCGAAAGGTTCTCGAGGCGAATTGATGTCTCGCTCCCAGTTCGAGCAAGTCCTTCAATATGTGGATTGTAAGAGGAAACTTTACTCCTTGTAGTCGCAGTATCTCAGCCCTTCGGCGTCAGCTGCGTCAAGGAAGCGCCCTGACGGCGGATGCCGCCGCGCCTCATCCCGAGTTTCTCAGGCTCTTCCCAGAGATTTCAATGACTCCAGCGACGGGGCGAAGAAGGTCGCGCCGGAGACCGCGCAGGTGTGGTCCATCAGGTGATCGTGCAAGCCGTCGGCGTTCGTGCCGATCATTCGTGCCAGCATTTTTTCCGGAATCGACAAGTCCTTCGTGTAGGCGATGAAGAAGAGGCCCGCCTCCGTGACGGTCCCGTAGGGGAAGCTGTGGCGGACGATTTCCAACTCCCGACCCTCCTCCTCGACCACGACCCGGCTGATGTGGGCGGTCGGCGGTTTGAGTTTTTCCGGCAGTTCCTTGCTGTCCCGCTTCCGCCGTCCGATCACCTTCTCTTGTTCCTTGTCGGAGAGGTGCGACCAGCTCTCCAGGTTGTGGACATAGCGCTGGGTGAAGACATAACTCCCGCAGGCGAAACCGGGATCTTCCTTTCCGATCAGCGCCGCCGCCGCTCGATGCTTTCCCTTCGGATTTTCGGTGCCGTCGATGAAACCCGTGATGTCTCGTGAATCGAGGTAGCGGAACCCGTGAACCTCCTCCATGACCTCTACGGCGCCGCCCAGCCGGTTCCGGATCCGGCGCGCCAGCTCAAAGTTGAGATCGTGACGTCCGGACAGGAGATGAAGCAGCAAATCCCCTCCGGTTGCCGGGGCCCGCCTTCCTTCCGCTTCGATCGCGCGAAAGGGGCGGAGGCCGGACGGGCGCCGGTTGGGTGAGATCCGGTCCCAGAAATCGGAGCCGAACCCGACGGTGCAGACGGTCCTGGCCCTGGGATCGATCTTGGCGACGTTCTTTACGTAAAAGGGGATTTCGCCGGCGACCCGAGCGACGGATGACGAGTTCGTCGATGGGTCGTCGACCCGCAAGATGATAAAGAGGGCGCTCCGGCCGGGTTCGGGGAGAATGCCGGGTTGAGGGTGGAGCATGGTGATCGCTGCCTTTCCGCCGAGATCTAACGTTTACCCGTTCTTCGGACTCAGCATCGTCTTGGGGTCGAGCAGCTTGTTGATCTGGTCCTCGGGAAGGAGTTTTTCCGCCAGCAGCAATTCGCGGATCGTCTTGTTCGACTGGAACGCCTTCTTCGCGATCTGGGCCGCCTTGTCGTAGCCGATGACCGAGTTCAGATTGGTGACCAGCATCAGGCTCTTGTCCAGAAGCTCTTTCATGCGGCCGGAATTCGGCTCGATGCCGTCCACGCATTTTTCGGCGAGCATCCTCGCGCCATTTTGAAGCAGTTCGACGGACTCAAACAGATTCCCGGTGATGACCGGCATCATGACGTTCAGTTCAAAGTTGCCGTGCTGGCCGCCGATCTGCACCGCCAGGTCGTTCCCCTGCACCTGGGCGGAAATCTGCATGACCGACTCGGGGATGACGGGATTGACCTTCCCCGGCATGATCGACGAGCCGGGTTGAAGCTCGGGCAGAAAGATTTCGCCGATCCCGCAGCGCGGTCCGGAGGACAGCCACCGGATGTCGTTGGCGATCTTCATCAGGGAGACGGCGACCGACTTGAGGGCGCCGCTGGCAAAGACGCAGGCGTCCTTGGCGGCTTGCGCCTCAAAGTGGTTCTTGGCCTCCGAAAACGTCACTTCCGTCTTCTGGGAGAGAAGCTCGCAGACCTTGGATGCGAACTTGGGGTGCGTGTTGATCCCAGTGCCCACCGCCGTGCCGCCGATGGGGAGCTCCATCAGGCCCTCGAGGGCCTGGGTCATCCTTTGGATGCCGTGAAGGACCTGCGAGGCGTATCCCGAAAACTCCTGCCCGAGCGTGACGGGCGTCGCGTCCTGGAGGTGGGTCCGACCCACCTTGACGAGGTCGGCGAATTGCTTGGCCTTCCTGTTCAAGGACGCTTCCAGAGTCTTCAAGGCCGGGATCAGGCCCTTGGCGATTCCCAGCGCCGCGCCCAGGTGGATGGCCGCCGGGATCACGTCGTTGGAGGACTGGCCCATGTTGACATGGTCGTTGGGATGCACGGGCTTTTTGGATCCGACCGCGCCGCCGAGCTCGGGGTTGGCGAGGTTGGCGATCACCTCGTTGGCGTTCATGTTCGTCGAGGTGCCGGAACCGGTTTGGTAGATATCGAGGACGAAATGCCGGTCGTGCTTGCCTTCCGCCGTCTCCAGGGCCTTTTCGGCGATCTTGTCGGCGAGCTTGGCGTCGAGCTTGCCCAGGTCCTTGTTGGCCATGGCCGCGGCCCACTTGATGAGGCACAGGGCCTCGATGAACCGCCGGTCGAAGCGGCGCTTGGAGATCTCGAAGTTCTCCACGGCGCGTTGGGTCGAGGCGCCGTACAGGTATTCGGAGGGGATCTTGACTTCCCCCATGGAATCGCTTTCGGTCCGGAATGTCATCGGAGGTCTCCTTGAAGTGTTCAAATGTTAAGGCGCGCTGACGGTGATCGAGCCGTTGGGCGGGACCATCGCGCCGAGATGCACGTCGCAATAATAGGGAATCACCTCGCCGGCATCGGCCGTGGCCGGGACCGTGATCGAACCGTCATCGCCGGCGTTGAGGAGGCCCGAGTCGAAGCGCCCGTCGTCGTCAAAGGCGTCCGGCGCGCTTTCGGAGGTCACCGTGTGGGCCGAGGTGTCGTTGTTGACCACGCACACGGTCTCGCCCGGCTTGGCGCTGAGGTTCAGCGGCGAGAAAACGAAGTCGTCGATCGTGATGGTCTGTGTGCAGGCGGTTCCGCCGGAGGCGGTGCTGTTGTTGCAGGAAACGGCGGTGAAGAAAACGCCGCCCGCGAGAAGGATGCCGACCGCGGTCAGGACCGCCCTGGTTCCGGATGTCATAGGTTCTCCTCCTTGTCCGTCAAGAAACTCGGGTGCCAAATTAAGCGACTCGAGGATTGATGTCCAGTGAACTTCGGAGTATGAAAAAAGCCCGTGAGGAAAATCATTCTTGTTGGGTGCGCCCTGGCGTTGGCATCGGGGATCGTCCTGCATCCCGAGCGCGCCCTGGCGGTGCCGTATTTCGCGGTCATGGAAGGCGCCAAGTGCAGCCTCTGCCACGAGAGCCCCACGGGGGCGGGCATGCGCAAGGAACACGGTGTCGGCTATTACAAAGAGCTTTCCCTGGAGGCGACGAAGGACCTGATCGACGACGAGTTCAAGGGCCAGCTCACCAAGTATTTCGCGGTCGGGGCCGATTTCCGGTTCCGGCACCTCGCGAATGTCCAGTCTCCCACCTCCAACGACTTTTCGGTGCCGCAGGGTTCGCTCTACGTCCGCGCCAGGCCCATCAAGCATTTCACGCTCTACGCGGACACCGACCTCGCCAATCTCGATAGCCGCGAGATTTTTGGACTGATTCATGAATTGCCTTACAACCTGTGGGTCAAGTTCGGGCGGATCAACCTGCCCTACGGCCTCCGCGTCCCTGACGATTCCTCCTTTATCAGAAGCGATCTGGGATTCACGTTCGGCTCTCAGGATTTGGGGGTGGAGGTCGGGATCGAACCCGGTCCGTTCACCTTCGCGGTCGCATACTCAAACGGGATCCCGGGCGGTAACGCCGACGACAACGAGCAAAAGGCGGTCACGTCCTCGGGGGCCTGGATCACGCGTTACTTCCGTCTCGGCGGATCCTTCCAGTGGAACGACCAATCGCCGAACCGGCTCCTGACCGGCGGGGGATTCGTCGGCGTGCACTTTTGGCGCGTGGCCGTCCTGGGCGAGTTCGACGTCCAGAACATCCACGACAAGGCGACGGGCTCCGGGAGGACGGTCAAAGTGGGTTATGGCGAGGCGGACGTGCGCATCATTCCCGGCCTGGTCTTCAAAGGGACTTACGACGCCGTCGACGACGAGTTGCCGGCGAGCGGCCTCCATCACCGCGTCGGCGCCGGCTTTGAAATCTACCCGTTACCGTATTTGGAGGTTTCCACGATCTACCGGATGAGGGTCGGGAACGGCGCGCTCGGGCAGGATCAGATCTTCACCCAGGTTCACGGCTACTATTAACATGGAGGGTTTCATGAGGAAATGGATTTTCCCAACCGTCCTTCTCTTGCTGGCCCTTTGGTCGGCGGATGTGCGTTCCGAGAGCGCGACGGTGACCGGCGAGGTCCTGGACACCTTCTGTTTCGCCGCCATGGGCGCGAAGGGGGAGAGCCACAGGCCCTGCGGGCTCGAGTGCGCCAAGAAGGGGATCCCGGTCGGGCTCTTGGAGGAGAAGACGAACCAGGTCTACGTCCTCCTCCCCGCGAAGGACAGAGGAACCCTGCCGCCCGAGCTCATTGACAAGATGGGCCGCAAGGCCACGGTCACCGGCAAAATCTACAAGAACGGCGGGAGCCAATTTTTGACCGTCGATTCGGTGCAATAAATGCTCGAGTCTCTCCTCCCCGGCTTGAAGTCGTTGCAGAACCCGCATCCGCTCGTCGTGCATTTTCCTATCGCCTTCCTTCTGGGCGCGGTCTTCCTCTACATGCTGTCGATCGCCGTCCGCCGCGAGGGCATGGCCAAGTCGGCGTTTGCCTGTCTCCTCTTGGGCGCAATTTCGGCGCTGGTGGCGGCGGGGACCGGGCTCTATGCCGAGGAAGGCGTCATGGTCGGCCGCTCCGTGCGCGCGGCCCTTCTGGAGCCGCACGAACAATGGATGCTGACGGCGACGGGATTGAGCGTCGTCCTGGCGCTCTGGGCCGGGTGGCGTCGGCCCATGCCGCAAAGGGGGAAGTCTTTCTTCTTGATCCTTCTCGTTGTCTTATTGGCCGTGATCGCCAAGGGCGCCGACTTCGGCGGGCGGATGGTCTACGAGTACAACGCGGGCGGCTCGGCCTGCGGACAGCCGATCGAACTGAAGGAATGATTCGTCCTTGTTATCGGATCAGGGAGCACCCGCCCACGGAGTTTCCCGCGGCGCTCAAGCGCACGGTCGTCGTGAACTTTGCTTCTTGGCAACTCCCCGAATCGAAGACGATCATGTTCAGTTGGATCTCGTCGCTGGCATCCTTGCTGAGAGGCCTCGGCACCGTATAGACGACGACGCCATCGTCGATTTCCGCGGTCCCCACCGCGGCCGAGACCTTCGCGGTCACCTCGTTACCCTCGGGATCCGTGATCTCGTAGGGGATCTGGATGGTCCCTCCCTTGTGCCGGGGTTCCGAGAAGGTGACGGCCGCCGGTTGATTGCCGGGTAGGCTGATGCACGACTCCCCCGCCAGATCGCCCGTGTCGTCGTTGCAGTTGGGGATGCCGTCGCCGTTGGAGTCCGTGTCTGCAGTGCCGCAGCCGCAGATCCCGGCGCTCGTCTTGGCGGGATCGTTCGGGCAGTTGTCGTTGCAGTCTAATGTCCCATCGCCGTCGGTATCCGCATCCGGGACGCCGCAACCGCAGACCCCAGGCTCGGTCTTGGCTGGGTCATCGGGGCAGAGCTCGAGGCAATCCAGCGTTTCGTCGCCGTCGGTATCGATATTCGGCTGATCCGGACAGACGTCGTTGCAATCCGGGACCGTATCCCCGTCGGAATCGTTGTCCGAAACGCCGCAACCGCAGATTCCGGGGTTGGTCTTGGCGGGATCCCCCGAGCAGTCGTCGTTGCAATCGGGGGCGCCGTCCTTGTCGGTATCGGCGTCGGAAACGCCGCAGCCGCACGCGCCGGGAACCGTCTTGTCCGGGTCGTTCGGGCAGAGGTCTCCGCCGCCGCATTGGCCGTCGCCGTCTCGGTCCGGTTCGCAGCAAAGCTCGCCCGTGTCCCCGTCGGAATCCTCCAACAGGAGCTTTCCGCTTTGCAGCGACAGATCCGCAACCTCCGCCGGCGTCTGTTTCGGACAACAAACGATCTCTTCGCAGGTGATTTCGCAGGCACCGCAGTGATCCCCTTCATGTTCCTCCAAATGCTTGGGAACCGAGCTGTCCGCGATGCAGATTTCCTGGACATTTTCAGGGTTGCCCTGAGGAACATGGCAGAAGAGCGACTTCCTGTCCCCTTGGCCGCAGCGTTCGGCGCAGCCATCCCTCACGGGCTGCACGGCCAGCAGATCGGCGGCGAATCCCATCGCCAAGACGGCAACGACGAGTCCTACGAACCTTTGAGTGCCCTTCATATCCCTGCCCCCTTTTTTCTTGTGTCGAAAAAACTTGCCCCGACCGGCAACACAGCAAGTCGTGTGCCAAATGGCCTTCCAAGGGGTGGTCAGCGGTAACGTGCGAAAAGATAAGGGGATATTATCTGGCTCCCGATGGCAGAGAGTGGGTGGACGGCGACCCACTCGTGACGCGGCGCGGCCACCGTTCTTATCAAATTGATAAGCCTATTGGTCCGACCGGACGATCCACGTGTTGGACAGGATGGAATCGGGCATCTCGGGAAAGGGTTTTTCGCAGAAGTCGATCCGGACGGCCATCTTGCCGTCCGCCTTGATCTTTTCCGGTAGATCGAACTCGACCGAACGGGCGGACGCGCGGTTCGGGATCATCAGGCAGCCGTTTTCTTCCTTCAGGTCCTTCCGGTCGATGTCGAGCGTGGCGACGTCCTTTCCCTTCTCGGTCTCGAGTTTGACCTTCGGGCGGATGCCGATCGGATAATCGCTGATGCGAACGAAGGTCATGTAGACCCTCTCCGCGGGCCGGTAATAATCAAAATTCGTGCGCGAGATGATGAGCTTGTTGTGAGAGCCCAAGTTCTGTTCCACCTTTGTCGTCGTTTCGTCCCAAAAGCGGCTCGGCCCCACGTCCACGTGGATGCCCTTGGCGTGATAGTAGCCGGCGCCGCAGCAGTCGAGTCCGCGGACGAATTCCCAAAGTTTCTTCCCGTCGATCCCGTCCATGTCGATATCCGCCGCCATCCCCTCGATATGCATGCTGGACTTGGCCGCGAGCTTGCCTTTCCTGCGCAGGCCGTCGTTGTATTCGGGGCTACGGTAGCCGGAGACGATCCGGA
The nucleotide sequence above comes from bacterium. Encoded proteins:
- a CDS encoding metal-dependent transcriptional regulator produces the protein MRPQEMDELLERVWTEREKGRDAREDVLTALPAGEGDCWLKKLEQERLVSETGGRVRLTPAGEKEASGIIRRHRLTERLFADVFNTREETWEREACELEHPTVLTEEAVNAICAFLGHPPTCPHGRPIPPGPCCAEFRLEVKSFVIPLTEARIASRYRIVFITPKSGLRLDRLAVLGILPGSEIRIHQKKPAYVLRIGETDVALDHEIVRDIYVKEAP
- a CDS encoding Dyp-type peroxidase — encoded protein: MLHPQPGILPEPGRSALFIILRVDDPSTNSSSVARVAGEIPFYVKNVAKIDPRARTVCTVGFGSDFWDRISPNRRPSGLRPFRAIEAEGRRAPATGGDLLLHLLSGRHDLNFELARRIRNRLGGAVEVMEEVHGFRYLDSRDITGFIDGTENPKGKHRAAAALIGKEDPGFACGSYVFTQRYVHNLESWSHLSDKEQEKVIGRRKRDSKELPEKLKPPTAHISRVVVEEEGRELEIVRHSFPYGTVTEAGLFFIAYTKDLSIPEKMLARMIGTNADGLHDHLMDHTCAVSGATFFAPSLESLKSLGRA
- a CDS encoding class II fumarate hydratase, with the translated sequence MTFRTESDSMGEVKIPSEYLYGASTQRAVENFEISKRRFDRRFIEALCLIKWAAAMANKDLGKLDAKLADKIAEKALETAEGKHDRHFVLDIYQTGSGTSTNMNANEVIANLANPELGGAVGSKKPVHPNDHVNMGQSSNDVIPAAIHLGAALGIAKGLIPALKTLEASLNRKAKQFADLVKVGRTHLQDATPVTLGQEFSGYASQVLHGIQRMTQALEGLMELPIGGTAVGTGINTHPKFASKVCELLSQKTEVTFSEAKNHFEAQAAKDACVFASGALKSVAVSLMKIANDIRWLSSGPRCGIGEIFLPELQPGSSIMPGKVNPVIPESVMQISAQVQGNDLAVQIGGQHGNFELNVMMPVITGNLFESVELLQNGARMLAEKCVDGIEPNSGRMKELLDKSLMLVTNLNSVIGYDKAAQIAKKAFQSNKTIRELLLAEKLLPEDQINKLLDPKTMLSPKNG
- a CDS encoding plastocyanin/azurin family copper-binding protein, which translates into the protein MTSGTRAVLTAVGILLAGGVFFTAVSCNNSTASGGTACTQTITIDDFVFSPLNLSAKPGETVCVVNNDTSAHTVTSESAPDAFDDDGRFDSGLLNAGDDGSITVPATADAGEVIPYYCDVHLGAMVPPNGSITVSAP
- a CDS encoding DUF2231 domain-containing protein, which translates into the protein MLESLLPGLKSLQNPHPLVVHFPIAFLLGAVFLYMLSIAVRREGMAKSAFACLLLGAISALVAAGTGLYAEEGVMVGRSVRAALLEPHEQWMLTATGLSVVLALWAGWRRPMPQRGKSFFLILLVVLLAVIAKGADFGGRMVYEYNAGGSACGQPIELKE
- a CDS encoding DUF882 domain-containing protein, producing the protein MKIKSIAFLILLLVPLSLFAGSGGPRYFFEGDGVVKMASRKNGKGGLFVYRDKKGDYDLPTLDKINEVFGLKTAPDEFIHPRLIALLDYLQDQLKGGTIRIVSGYRSPEYNDGLRRKGKLAAKSSMHIEGMAADIDMDGIDGKKLWEFVRGLDCCGAGYYHAKGIHVDVGPSRFWDETTTKVEQNLGSHNKLIISRTNFDYYRPAERVYMTFVRISDYPIGIRPKVKLETEKGKDVATLDIDRKDLKEENGCLMIPNRASARSVEFDLPEKIKADGKMAVRIDFCEKPFPEMPDSILSNTWIVRSDQ